CCCTTCAGGGAGTGGACATCACCGGCCTGCTCGAAGGCGCAGCCGAGATGGATAAATTGACCCGCAAGGCGGACACCCGCACCAACCCCGCAGCGCGACTCGCGCTGATGTGGCATCACACCACGGACGGACGCGGACTCAAGGATATGGTCGTCCTGCCTTATAAGGATCGGCTGCTGCTGTTTTCGCGGTATCTGCAACAACTCGTCATGGAGTCGCTGGGTAAGGAAAAAGACCTCGCGGGTAACGTCGTCAATCAGGGCATCGCGGTCTATGGAAACAAAGGTTCCACCGATCAACACGCCTATGTACAGCAGCTCCGCGACGGCATCAATAATTTCTTCGTGACGTTCATCACGGTGCTTCAGGACCGCGCAGCCATCCCCGGACGCGAAGCGATCGAAGTCGAGCCGGGCGTGACCAGCGGTGACTATCTCAATGGTTTCTGGCAAGGCACACGAACCGCTCTCTATGAAAAAGGTCGCGGCTCGGTGACGATCACCGTGGAACGAATGGACGCGCGTACCCTGGGTGCGCTGATCGCGCTCTATGAACGCGCGGTTGGGTTTTACGCATCGCTGGTGAACATCAACGCATACCACCAGCCCGGTGTCGAGGCGGGTAAGAAGGCGGCGACCGAAGTGCTGGAATTACAAGCCAGAGTGCTGGCTTTCCTTGCGACGCAAGCGGAGGCTGCGACCGCGGAGCAAATCGCCGACCGCATGGGACTGCCCCAGCGGGTCGAGACCGTCCATCACATTCTCGAACATCTGGCCGCCAACAAACGCGGCGTGTCGCGCAGCCGCGGCAAGTTCCGCTGGAAGCCCCGATGACCATTCACACGGGGCGCAGCTGCTTGCGGCGGTGCCGCTCGATCTCGATCAGACGTTAAAGAGAAGGCATCGGCACAAACAGCCCGCCACGGCAGGTTTTGAGATAGTTCAGGCCGTGAACCTGGCCGGTCATTTCAAGCTCACCCTGATAGACCGGATCATGCCAGCCTTCGATGTCGATGGCCCCTTTGAATTTCGCCAGCCGCAGGATGGAAATGACGTCCGTCCAGTTCGTATCGCCGAAGCCTGGCGTGCGGTGATAGACGTAGTCCACCCCGCCGCGGATACCTTTGGTGCGGATGACATCCCACATGACGGTGGCGTCTTTGCCGTGAACATGAAAAACCTTGTGTGCCCACTGTCGCAACTGCGGGAGCGGATCGATGAGTGAAACCATCTGGTGACAAGGCTCCCATTCGAGGCCGATGTTTTCTTCGGGGACTTCGTTGAACATGGCTTCCCATGCGGTAGGCGAGTGGGCGATGTTCCACGCTGCGGTGTGCCACCAACCGCCCATGTCGCAGTTTTCGAAAGCGAGTCGGACGCCGCGGTCTTTGGCGCGTTTGGCGAGCGGACGGAAAACTTTTCCGAAGGCTTTGTATGACTCGTTGACTGGTTTGCCGCTGACGCAGCCGGCAAATCCCGCCACGATGTCACAACCAAAATCGCGTGCAGCGTCGATGCAGCGTGCCCAGTCTTTTGCGGTTTGTTTGTCTTCGAGGGGATTGCCGAAGATTCCAAGAGAGCTGATGACCGGGGCAGCGTCGTTGGGCGAGGGAG
The sequence above is drawn from the Phycisphaeraceae bacterium genome and encodes:
- a CDS encoding sugar phosphate isomerase/epimerase, translated to MSQLDIRIGTIAPAGKAVAYLPQIIPHGFESFSLSFWRHVDAGLDLKSHAKAVCRVLRDTPSPNDAAPVISSLGIFGNPLEDKQTAKDWARCIDAARDFGCDIVAGFAGCVSGKPVNESYKAFGKVFRPLAKRAKDRGVRLAFENCDMGGWWHTAAWNIAHSPTAWEAMFNEVPEENIGLEWEPCHQMVSLIDPLPQLRQWAHKVFHVHGKDATVMWDVIRTKGIRGGVDYVYHRTPGFGDTNWTDVISILRLAKFKGAIDIEGWHDPVYQGELEMTGQVHGLNYLKTCRGGLFVPMPSL
- a CDS encoding glucose-6-phosphate isomerase, with the translated sequence MDALALWRRYKDTLCTCESLGIQLDISRIDFPDDFFRSMEPRMQEAYAAMARLEAGEIANPDENRMVGHYWLRAPHLAPGEEITHEIEQTVQAVRQFAQQVHSGEIKPPQAAKFTELLVIGIGGSALGPQLVADALGSRRDKLNVFFMDNTDPDGFDRVLESLGARVKSTLTLVISKSGGTKETRNGMVEAELFFAKKGLDFTRQAVAITGAGSQLDKHALDKGWLRRFPMWDWVGGRTSVISAVGLLPAALQGVDITGLLEGAAEMDKLTRKADTRTNPAARLALMWHHTTDGRGLKDMVVLPYKDRLLLFSRYLQQLVMESLGKEKDLAGNVVNQGIAVYGNKGSTDQHAYVQQLRDGINNFFVTFITVLQDRAAIPGREAIEVEPGVTSGDYLNGFWQGTRTALYEKGRGSVTITVERMDARTLGALIALYERAVGFYASLVNINAYHQPGVEAGKKAATEVLELQARVLAFLATQAEAATAEQIADRMGLPQRVETVHHILEHLAANKRGVSRSRGKFRWKPR